From Spiroplasma endosymbiont of Amphimallon solstitiale:
ATGATTTATCAATCTTGTTAACGACTTTAATCTTATGTTTAATGACTTTCTCAATTTTCAATTTTATTTGATTTATTTGTTGGTTTGAAAGTTCTATTACTGAATAAATAATGCCATAGTTTACATCTTGATATTCATTACATAATTTGCGAAATTCTTTTAAAATGAAACGAACACACTGGAAATGATGTTCATCAATCAACAAAAAGAAAAAATTTAACATATATGGTTCAATATGATTTTTAAAAGTTTCACTAATAATTTGTTTACGTGTTTCAATAGTTATATTACTACTACTAGTAATATCAATAAATTCTGGATAAGTAGTAAAAATATCAATTAATTTATTACTTTCTTCAGCAAATTGAGTAATTTTTTTTATTTCTCTTGCTAATTGAAAAAGACCATTACTTCATTGATTAGCTAATCCTTCATCTATCATTTAACTTCACCACTATTCCAAATTCTTAATAAAATCAGTAATTAATTGTTCATGTTTTTTAGCATTCATTTCAGCACCAATAATTTTTTTAGCTGCTTCTAATGCTACTACTTTGATTTCTTCATTAATCTTTGCTTCTGCCTCTTTACGAGCACGAACTAAATCACGATTTGATTGATTAGTAATACGCATACTCTCTTCTTGCGCTTTATCAATAATTTGTTTACGCTTATTGTAACCATCATTTTGTGCATTAGCAATAATTTCCTGAGCTTCAATTTTAGCAGCTTTTAATATTTGACTAGCTTCACCACGATCTTGATTAGCTAATGATTGCTTGCAAGCAGCATCATCAAGTTTTTCTTTAATTACTAAATGTCGCGAATGTAAAACCTTACGAAACGGAGCATAAACTCATCTTCAAAGTACCATTAATAAAATTAATGTTGCAAAAATATGAGCAATAAAAACAGGAAGATTGGGAAATAATTGATTAACAATATCATCACCTGATACTAAATCATTGAAATTAAAATTCATAAAATCACCTACT
This genomic window contains:
- a CDS encoding F0F1 ATP synthase subunit delta, yielding MIDEGLANQWSNGLFQLAREIKKITQFAEESNKLIDIFTTYPEFIDITSSSNITIETRKQIISETFKNHIEPYMLNFFFLLIDEHHFQCVRFILKEFRKLCNEYQDVNYGIIYSVIELSNQQINQIKLKIEKVIKHKIKVVNKIDKSLIGGIKVKVRNQVFDGSVKGQIDQLKQELLSHE
- the atpF gene encoding F0F1 ATP synthase subunit B translates to MNFNFNDLVSGDDIVNQLFPNLPVFIAHIFATLILLMVLWRWVYAPFRKVLHSRHLVIKEKLDDAACKQSLANQDRGEASQILKAAKIEAQEIIANAQNDGYNKRKQIIDKAQEESMRITNQSNRDLVRARKEAEAKINEEIKVVALEAAKKIIGAEMNAKKHEQLITDFIKNLE